In Citrus sinensis cultivar Valencia sweet orange chromosome 2, DVS_A1.0, whole genome shotgun sequence, a single genomic region encodes these proteins:
- the LOC102618306 gene encoding casein kinase 1-like protein HD16, protein MPELRKGVRRGRAATTLAAAASPGGNCVKTRAAIAREAAAVAVAAEWERPRPRTRLATKKLKAEQEENLEVKENRKKLQVIVISEKDTDLEKKEEKGKKVNNKKMGDDSGGLSANKAAGQEEEGSTAPFPERVQVGGSPVYKIERKLGKGGFGQVFVGRRAHGGNERSSGAGAVEVALKFEHRNSKGCSYGPPYEWQVYNTLGGSHGVPKVHFKGRQGDYYVMVMDMLGPSLWDVWNSSGQTMSSEMVACIAVESLSILEKMHSKGYVHGDVKPENFLLGQPSTPQEKKLFLVDLGLATKWRDSSTGQHVEYDQRPDMFRGTVRYASVHAHLGRTASRRDDLESLAYTLIFLHKGRLPWQGYQGDNKSFLVCKKKMATSPEMLCCFCPPALKQFLEIVVNMKFDEEPNYSKLISLFEGLLGPNPAIRPINTEGAQKIIYQVGQKRGRLNVEEEDDGQPRKKVRLGVPATQWISIYNARLPMKQRYHYNVADARLAQHIERGMADGLLISCVASCSNLWALIMDAGTGFTSQVYELSPFFLHKEWIMEQWEKNYYISSIAGATNGSSLVVMSKGTQYTQQSYKVSDSFPFKWINKKWREGFHVTSMATAGSRWGVVMSRNAGFSEQVVELDFLYPSEGIHRRWDGGYRITSTAATCDQAALILSVPRRKPGDETQETLRTSQFPSTHVKEKWAKNLYLACLCYGRTVS, encoded by the exons ATGCCAGAGCTTCGAAAAGGCGTGCGCCGAGGCCGAGCCGCTACTACGTTAGCTGCAGCTGCCTCTCCAGGGGGTAATTGCGTGAAGACACGCGCTGCGATCGCGCGTGAGGCTGCGGCTGTTGCTGTTGCCGCTGAGTGGGAGAGGCCAAGGCCGAGGACGAGGTTGGCGACGAAGAAATTGAAGGCAGAACAGGAAGAGAATTTAGAAGTCAAAGAGAATCGGAAAAAGTTGCAGGTGATTGTGATATCGGAGAAAGATACTGACTTGGAGAAAAAGGAAGAGAAGGGTAAAAaggtaaataataaaaagatggGTGATGATAGCGGTGGGTTGAGTGCTAATAAGGCTGCTGGGCAAGAAGAAGAGGGCAGTACGGCTCCCTTTCCAGAGAGG GTTCAAGTAGGAGGGTCACCTGTGTACAAAATAGAGAGGAAGCTAGGAAAAGGTGGATTTGGTCAGGTGTTTGTTGGTCGTCGAGCTCATGGTGGAAATGAACGCTCATCAGGTGCTGGGGCTGTGGAG GTAGCTCTGAAATTTGAGCACCGAAACAGCAAAGGCTGTAGCTATGGCCCTCCGTATGAATGGCAAGTTTACAA CACTCTTGGTGGTAGTCACGGAGTGCCTAAAGTACACTTTAAAGGAAGGCAAGGAGACTATTATGTGATG GTTATGGACATGTTAGGTCCCAGCTTGTGGGATGTGTGGAATTCTTCAGGGCAGAC GATGTCCTCTGAAATGGTAGCTTGTATTGCAGTCGAGTCTTTATCAATCCTGGAGAAGATGCATTCAAAAGG TTATGTGCATGGAGATGTAAAACCTGAGAATTTTTTACTTGGTCAGCCATCTACACCACAAGAGAAGAAGTTGTTTCTAGTTGACCTAGGATTAG CAACAAAGTGGAGAGACAGCAGTACTGGACAGCATGTTGAATATGATCAACGTCCTGATATGTTTAG AGGAACTGTTCGATATGCTAGTGTTCATGCGCACTTGGGAAGAACTGCTAGTAGAAGAGATGATCTTGAGTCACTTGCATATACCTTGATATTCCTTCATAAAGGAAGATTACCGTGGCAAGGCTACCAG GGCGATAATAAATCCTTCCTAGTTTGTAAAAAGAAGATGGCTACTTCTCCGGAAATGCTTTGCTGTTTCTGCCCTCCGGCTTTAAAACAGTTTCTTGAGATTGTGGTGAACATGAAATTTGATGAGGAGCCCAATTATTCCAAGttaatatctttatttgagGGTTTGCTCGGACCAAATCCGGCGATAAGGCCAATAAATACTGAGGGTGCTCAAAAG ATTATCTATCAAGTTGGTCAAAAACGGGGTAGGCTGAATGTTGAGGAGGAAGATGATGGGCAACCAAGGAAGAAGGTTCGTCTGGGAGTGCCCGCCACACAATGGATTTCTATTTACAATGCTAGGCTACCCATGAAACAGAG GTACCACTATAATGTCGCTGATGCAAGGTTGGCTCAACATATTGAGAGAGGAATGGCGGATGGTCTGCTTATAAGTTGTGTGGCATCCTGTTCCAATCTTTGGGCACTAATTATGGATGCTGGAACTGGTTTCACCAGCCAAGTTTATGAATTATCACCGTTCTTCTTACACAAG GAGTGGATCATGGAACAGTGGGAAAAGAACTATTACATTAGTTCAATTGCTGGTGCTACCAATGGAAGCTCTCTTGTAGTGATGTCCAAAG GTACTCAGTACACACAACAGTCTTACAAAGTAAGCGATTCATTCCCCTTCAAGTGGATAAACAAGAAATGGAGAGAAGGCTTCCACGTCACGTCAATGGCTACTGCTGGAAGTCGATGGGGTGTTGTCATGTCTCGCAATGCTGGCTTCAGTGAACAG GTAGTGGAGCTAGATTTTCTCTATCCAAGTGAGGGCATCCACAGGAGATGGGATGGTGGCTATCGAATAACATCAACAGCAGCAACTTGTGATCAAGCTGCTCTTATCTTGAGTGTTCCCAGGCGCAAACCTGGTGATGAAACTCAAGAAACTCTACGTACTTCTCAATTCCCAAGCACTCATGTTAAG GAAAAATGGGCGAAAAATCTTTATCTCGCCTGTCTGTGCTATGGGCGAACTGTATCTTGA
- the LOC102618023 gene encoding protein PHOTOSYSTEM I ASSEMBLY 2, chloroplastic, with translation MASSSHPLTIQQPLSLTSKSSTYKLRSFGFRVNCSLDNESCSFGVSDSSSEPRKPKESRVLISRRKCLTCICSTIALISNSGSLVSVPEAIALDGKERPVCRNCGGSGAVLCDMCGGTGKWKALNRKRAKDVYEFTECPNCYGRGKLVCPVCLGTGLPNNKGLLRRPDARKLLDKMYNGRLLPNS, from the exons ATGGCTTCTTCCTCTCACCCCTTAACTATCCAGCAACCACTGTCTTTAACCTCAAAAAGCTCTACAt ATAAGTTGAGGTCGTTCGGATTTCGTGTGAATTGCAGCTTGGACAATGAGAGCTGTAGTTTTGGTGTTTCTGACAGCTCATCGGAGCCAAGAAAGCCGAAG GAGTCTCGAGTATTAATATCTCGCCGTAAGTGTCTTACGTGTATATGTTCAACTATAGCCCTGATAAGCAATTCTGGATCGTTGGTTTCTGTGCCGGAGGCCATTGCTTTGGACGGAAAAGAAAGACCTGTATGCAGAAATTGTGGCGGTAGTGGTGCTGTTCTCT GTGATATGTGTGGTGGTACAGGAAAATGGAAAGCCCTCAACCGGAAACGTGCTAAAGATGTTTACGAGTTCACAGAATGTCCAAATTGTTATG GTCGTGGGAAACTTGTGTGTCCAGTATGCTTAGGCACTGGTTTACCGAATAACAAAGGTCTTCTTAGGAGGCCCGATGCACGGAAATTACTTGACAAGATGTACAATGGTCGATTATTACCAAATTCTTAA
- the LOC102617741 gene encoding metal tolerance protein 4, with protein sequence MDRDSGSQPLLRRTSSSSRERKRSGSGRLSLSRRNSVNALRHEFVSKLPEKVLAGIDAEAPFDVDTSKTIALSEGEKEYYESQFATLKSFEEVDVLVDSDCFIEEDLQEQVQHERAMKISNYANIVLLACKIFATIKSGSIAIAASTLDSLLDLMAGGILWFTHVAMKNINIYKYPIGKLRVQPVGIIIFAAIMATLGFQVLIEAVEKLVKDEPPKKMNTVQLEWLYSIMIGATVVKLALWIYCKSSGNKIVRAYAKDHYFDVVTNVVGLVAAVLGDSFYWWIDPAGAILLAVYTITNWSETVMENAVSLVGQSAPPEILQKLTYLVIRHPEVKRIDTVRAYTFGVLYFVEVDIELPEELPLKEAHAIGESLQNKIEKLPEVERAFVHLDYECDHKPEHTVLNKLPSSQP encoded by the exons ATGGATCGTGATTCGGGTTCGCAGCCGCTGCTGCGGAGGACGTCGAGTAGTAGTAGGGAGAGGAAGAGAAGCGGGAGCGGAAGGCTGAGCCTGAGTCGACGTAACTCGGTGAACGCACTCAGGCACGAGTTTGTTTCCAAGTTGCCTGAGAAGGTGTTGGCTGGTATTGATGCCGAGGCTCCTTTTGATGTTGACACCTCTAAAACCATAGCCTTAAGTGAAG GAGAAAAGGAATACTATGAATCACAATTTGCTACTCTGAAATCCTTTGAGGAAGTTGATGTTTTGGTGGATTCTGATTGCTTCATCGAGGAAGATCTTCAGGAACAAGTTCAACATGAAAGAGCAATGAAGATTTCTAATTATGCCAATATTGTTTTGCTGGCGTGTaag ATATTTGCTACAAtaaagagtggatccatagcCATTGCTGCATCGACACTGGATTCTTTACTTGATCTAATGGCCGGTGGCATACTTTGGTTCACTCATGTAGCgatgaaaaacataaatatctATAAATATCCTATTGGGAAATTGAGGGTGCAGCCAGTAGGCATAATCATCTTTGCTGCTATAATGGCTACACTCG GGTTTCAGGTGTTGATCGAGGCTGTAGAAAAGCTAGTTAAAGATGAACCGCCTAAAAAGATGAATACAGTCCAATTGGAATGGTTATACTCGATCATGATCGGTGCTACTGTAGTAAAACTTGCCCTCTGGATTTACTGCAAAAGCTCAGGAAACAAGATTGTCCGCGCATATGCTAAG GATCACTATTTTGATGTGGTAACAAATGTAGTAGGATTAGTTGCTGCTGTTCTTGGTGATAGTTTCTATTGGTGGATTGATCCTGCAGGTGCCATTCTTCTGGCAGTTTACACAATTACAAATTGGTCCGAAACTGTTATGGAAAATGCAG TTTCACTTGTGGGACAATCGGCTCCTCCTGAAATCTTGCAGAAATTGACATATCTTGTCATAAGGCACCCTGAAGTCAAGCGTATCGACACAGTTCGAGCTTACACTTTCGGCGTTCTTTATTTTGTAGAG GTTGACATTGAGCTACCAGAAGAGTTACCGTTAAAAGAAGCACATGCAATAGGAGAGAGCTTGCAGAACAAGATTGAGAAACTCCCTGAAGTTGAACGAGCATTTGTTCATCTTGACTATGAATGCGATCATAAGCCAGAGCACACAGTTCTCAACAAGCTGCCCAGCAGTCAGCCCTGA
- the LOC102617451 gene encoding GTP-binding protein BRASSINAZOLE INSENSITIVE PALE GREEN 2, chloroplastic gives MLSRARNISQSKLKPIFHESFLTKITSPYLQLHPTKALKAPTSSSSSSSFSSQPTNTAPPPLSSSLALTRDGNYDEATPKLTVCPGCGVLMQDTNPKHPGYFIRPSQNLNKVRKSHLVHVANESEFSNSLKKGGLVVFEAENETSEVKKHEKPVVCARCHALRHYGKVKDVTVENLLPDFDFDHTVGRKLMSASGARSVVLMVVDAADFDGSFPRKVAKMVSDTAEENERAWKEGKSGNVPRVVLVVTKIDLLPSSLSPTRFEHWVRQRAREDGISKITKLHFVSAVKNWGLKSLIDDVVDLAGKRGNVWAIGAQNAGKSTLLNAIAKSVDAGRGGDGEEKNIVSHLTEAPVPGTTLGIVRVEGVLPAQAKLFDTPGLLHPNQITTRLTREEQKLVNINKELKPRTYRIKAGHSIHIAGLMRMDVEESSVESIYVTVWASPYLPLHMGKTENACTMVEKHFGRQLQPPIGEKRVEELGKWVRKEFHVSGSSWDSSSVDIAAAGLGWFSVRLKGEAALGVWTYEGVDIVLRNALLPYRSQVFEVAGFTVSKIISKADQSLNKSKRLNEAKRKPREPEGTIHPKSSLSTIDSVSSSCQHLQLL, from the exons atgCTTTCAAGAGCAAGAAATATCTCTCAATCAAAACTGAAACCCATCTTTCATGAATCatttttaaccaaaatcaCAAGCCCCTATCTCCAATTACACCCCACAAAAGCACTAAAAGCACccacctcctcctcctcctcctcctccttctCTTCACAACCCACTAACACAGCACCACCACCactttcttcatctttggCCCTGACAAGAGATGGAAATTACGATGAAGCCACTCCCAAGCTCACCGTCTGCCCCGGCTGCGGCGTCCTCATGCAAGACACGAACCCGAAACACCCCGGTTACTTCATCAGACCTTCGCAGAATTTGAACAAAGTGAGAAAATCCCATCTTGTACACGTAGCCAATGAGtctgaattttcaaattcccTTAAAAAGGGCGGGCTTGTTGTTTTTGAAGCTGAAAATGAAACATCAGAAGTTAAAAAACACGAAAAGCCGGTGGTTTGTGCCAGGTGTCATGCTTTAAGGCATTATGGGAAGGTGAAGGATGTGACCGTGGAGAATTTGTTGccggattttgattttgatcatACGGTTGGGAGGAAGTTGATGTCGGCCAGCGGGGCTAGATCGGTTGTTTTGATGGTGGTTGATGCAGCTGATTTTGATGGGTCGTTTCCTAGGAAAGTAGCGAAAATGGTATCAGATACAGCTGAGGAGAATGAGAGGGCGTGGAAAGAAGGTAAGTCGGGTAATGTTCCTAGAGTTGTATTAGTTGTGACTAAGATTGATTTGTTGCCGAGTTCTTTGTCGCCTACTAGATTTGAACATTGGGTTAGGCAACGAGCTAGAGAAGACGGCATTAGTAAGATTACTAAGTTGCATTTCGTTAGTGCTGTTAAGAACTGGGGTTTAAAGAGTCTTATAGATGATGTTGTTGATTTGGCGGGAAAGAGGGGGAATGTGTGGGCCATAGGAGCACAAAATGCGGGGAAAAGTACATTATTGAATGCCATTGCTAAGAGTGTGGATGCTGGTAGAGGAGGAGATGGAGAAGAGAAGAATATTGTTAGTCATTTGACAGAGGCACCCGTGCCTGGAACAACGCTTGGGATCGTGAGAGTGGAAGGAGTTTTGCCTGCTCAGGCTAAGTTGTTTGACACACCGGGATTGCTACATCCCAATCAGATTACCACTAGGTTGACAAGAGAGGAACAAAAACTTGTCAATATTAACAAGGAGTTGAAGCCGAGAACTTATAGGATCAAG GCAGGTCATTCCATTCACATTGCCGGGCTCATGAGGATGGATGTTGAGGAATCATCTGTAGAGTCTATCTATGTGACAGTGTGGGCATCACCATATCTTCCATTACACATGGGGAAAACCGAAAATGCGTGCACAATGGTAGAGAAGCATTTTGGTCGTCAGCTACAG CCACCAATTGGAGAGAAACGAGTTGAAGAGCTAGGAAAATGGGTGAGAAAGGAATTTCATGTCTCTGGTAGCAGTTGGGATTCAAGTTCTGTAGATATTGCTGCTGCCGGACTTGGCTGGTTTTCTGTCAGACTTAAAGGAGAGGCAGCATTAGGTGTTTGGACCTACGAAGGAGTTGACATTGTCCTTCGCAATGCTTTACTTCCCTATAGATCTCAGGTGTTTGAAGTTGCAGGATTTACAGTCTCAAAAATCATCTCCAAAGCAGATCAGTCTCTTAATAAGTCAAAGCGGCTAAATGAAGCCAAGAGGAAACCAAGGGAACCAGAAGGAACAATACATCCGAAATCTTCATTATCAACGATTGATTCTGTTTCAAGTTCTTGCCAACACCTTCAGCTTTTGTAA